In the Halorubrum ruber genome, CGGCGTGCGCCTCGCCGACGAGGTCGCGCAGCGCCGCGGGGTCGCGCTCGCCGTCGGCGTTCACCAAGTAGACCGCGCCGTCGCGGTCGCCGTAGACCCCGTGGAGGTCGTAGACGAACCCGTACACGGTCGCGTCCGCCGCCTCCTCGCTCTCGCGGGCGAACGCGACCTGCTCGTGGACGTTGTACTCGACGAGGCGGTCGCGGACCGAGATACCGGCATCATCATCCGGATTTTTGTCGACCGCCTCACCGGCGACGGCCGGATCGTTCAGCCCGTCCTCGACGATCGGGAGCAGCGCCTCGATGTCTGCGCGGACGCCCGGTTCGGCCGGGAACTCCCCGGTGCGGGCCGCCGTGAGCGCGGCGTCGACGGCGCCGCACCCGGTGTGGCCGACCACGACGAGCACCTCGGTGCGGGTGTGTCGGAGCGGGTACGCGACGCTCCCGTCGAGGACGCGCTCGCCGTCGACGAGGGCGCTCACGCTGTTGCCGATGGCGCCGGAGGTGAAGAGGAATCCCGGCTCGTCGACGGCGAACATGCCCTCTTGGGAGACGCGCGAGTCGGAACAGCAGACGGAGACCACGCCAGGGCGCTGCCCGTCGCGGTGGCGGTCGAAGGAGCCGGACGGGAGCGCGGCGACGTGGTCGTCGTTGCGGTCGAGGAGGTCGACGAGTATCGCGCGGTGCATACCGTCTCGACCCGGCGGGAGAACAAAAGCGTCGGGGCGGGAGGACTCTCGGGACGCGGGCGATCCGCGCCGAGGGGGCGGCCCTGTCAGGCGACGAGTCCGACCGCCGCGACCAGGAACCCGACGACGAACACCGCGATGAGCGCGACCGTCGCGATCACGACCGCCGGCGCGAGCGCCTCCTCGTTCTCGTCGAGAACGAAGTCTTCCATGTTCTGCATGTCCGGAGCGTCGTCGCGGCGGGATTTGAACGCTTCGACCGAGGCCGCGCTACCCGCCGAAACGGTCCGTCACTGGTCGAGCCAGACGTTGTTGTAGTCGCTCAGGACCCGCGGGTTGTACTGCGAGCGCGGGTGGGCGACGAAGTCCTCGACGTAGTCGCGGACGCCGATGGAGACGCGCAGGCTGTAGCTGGGCAGGTGGACCCGGTCTTCGAGCACCGTCGGAATGATCGACTCGTACAGCTCCCGACGCTCGTCGATGTCGCTGGCGCGTCGGGCCTCGATGATGTCGGCCATGAGGTCGTCGTTCTCGTAGTAGGTTCCACTGGTGGCGCCGACCTGACCGTCGTGGAACAGGTTGTACACGTACGAGTCCGGATCGGGACCGCCGAGCCACCCCAGCGCGTACATGTTGTAGTCGTCCTCGTTGCCCGTGGTGTACGAATCGAGGAACGTCCCCCAGTCGTACCGGCGCACCTCCGCGTCGTAGCCGGCCTCGTCGAGTCCGTTCGAGACCGAGATGCCGATCTGTTCGCGGAGGTCGTCCGGCGGCACGATGATACGGAAGTTGTAGTCCTCGGGCACGCCCGCGTCCGAGAGCAGCTCCGCGGCGCGGTCGACGTCGCGGTCGTGGCCGATGTCCGCCCACTCGTCGGTCGGGAAGTCCCACGAGTCCGCGACCGGGAGCGGCACCGGCGCGTAGTTGCGCTCCCCGGCCGGCTCGATGAAGTTCGAGACCGCCTGGTCCATCGAGACGGCGTAGTCGATCGCCTCGCGGACCTGCGGGTCCGCCGTCGGCCCCTCGTTGCAGTTGAACGCGATGTAGTAGTAGGAGATGCCGGGCTCGGACTGGAGCGACATGTTGTCCGCGCTCTGGACCGTCTCCCACGTCTGGGGCGTGATCCCGTCCGCGACGTCCGACTGACCGGTCTCTAAGGAGACGACGCGCGTCGTGCTCTCCTCGACCGGCTCGAACCGGAGCCGGTCTAAATGCGGCAGCGTGTCGCCCCAGTAGTCGTCCCACTTCACCAGGTCGACGAACTCCCCTTCGGTCCAGTCGTCGAACTCGAACGGCCCCGAGCCGACCGGCGATTCGAGGTTAAACGCGTCCTTGTCCTCCTCCCGGACCGACTCGGGGACCACGCTCCGCGTCAGCGCGAGCGTGTAGAAGGGGCCGTACCCGTACTGGAGGTCGATCTGGACGGTCCGGTCGTCGACGATCTCGATCGCGTCGATCATCTCGACGTCCGGCGCGTTGGCCGTCTCCTCCTCGACCGGCGCGAGCAGCGAGTACCTGACGTCCTCGGCGGTGACCGGGTCGCCGTTCT is a window encoding:
- a CDS encoding carbonic anhydrase is translated as MHRAILVDLLDRNDDHVAALPSGSFDRHRDGQRPGVVSVCCSDSRVSQEGMFAVDEPGFLFTSGAIGNSVSALVDGERVLDGSVAYPLRHTRTEVLVVVGHTGCGAVDAALTAARTGEFPAEPGVRADIEALLPIVEDGLNDPAVAGEAVDKNPDDDAGISVRDRLVEYNVHEQVAFARESEEAADATVYGFVYDLHGVYGDRDGAVYLVNADGERDPAALRDLVGEAHADRVATLLEP
- a CDS encoding ABC transporter substrate-binding protein, with the protein product MSRKLDQSRRRVLRGLATGVTAGAVAGCAGRGSDGDGNGTAGDGTGGNDGNGTDDGADGESEPVSGGELVYSQQVSPIEFDPIVVNDIYSQQVCSQVFEPLYAYDERTDPVPHLASEEPTVERDGTRYVVELRDGPRFQNGDPVTAEDVRYSLLAPVEEETANAPDVEMIDAIEIVDDRTVQIDLQYGYGPFYTLALTRSVVPESVREEDKDAFNLESPVGSGPFEFDDWTEGEFVDLVKWDDYWGDTLPHLDRLRFEPVEESTTRVVSLETGQSDVADGITPQTWETVQSADNMSLQSEPGISYYYIAFNCNEGPTADPQVREAIDYAVSMDQAVSNFIEPAGERNYAPVPLPVADSWDFPTDEWADIGHDRDVDRAAELLSDAGVPEDYNFRIIVPPDDLREQIGISVSNGLDEAGYDAEVRRYDWGTFLDSYTTGNEDDYNMYALGWLGGPDPDSYVYNLFHDGQVGATSGTYYENDDLMADIIEARRASDIDERRELYESIIPTVLEDRVHLPSYSLRVSIGVRDYVEDFVAHPRSQYNPRVLSDYNNVWLDQ